A genomic region of bacterium contains the following coding sequences:
- a CDS encoding acetyl-CoA carboxylase biotin carboxylase subunit codes for MLSKVLIANRGEIAVRVIRACRELGIATVAVYSDLDRSALHVRMADEAHALGGQTAAESYLNTEAILDVIERTGADGVHPGYGFFSENADFARAITAQGVAFIGPNPEAIEVMGDKISARQAAERVGVSGVPGTTDLITDPDQVRAFGDEHGYPVAIKAAYGGGGRGMKVVADESVVEEAIESAQREALSYFGRDEIYMERYLEKPRHVEVQVLADSHGNCVYLGTRDCSAQRRHQKLIEEAPAAGIDPEVLAAMGEAAVKVAQGCDYVNAGTVEFLYEDGQFYYLEMNTRLQVEHPATELVTGIDLVEQQIKVASGEPLPFTQDEIEISGHAIEVRINAEDPAEGAFLPSPGPITGLRAPSGYGTRWDGGYEAGDEISQFYDNLVGKLICWGRDRPTAIARTLRALDELEVSGVATTIPADKAILAHPDFAALTHSTKWVEETLDLTGVKSAPASPPSDTEPLVQRDIDVEVNGQRYSVRMWVPETAPAAVASGPSGAKRPKRAAASKSGGSGGSGDVIVPMQGTIVKVMVAEGDTVEAGDPIVVLEAMKMENNVCAEKSGTVTEIKVAEGDSVGGGDVVAVIE; via the coding sequence GTGTTGTCCAAGGTGCTGATCGCAAACCGGGGGGAGATCGCTGTTCGAGTGATCCGGGCCTGCCGGGAGTTGGGCATCGCCACGGTGGCGGTGTACTCCGACCTCGACCGCAGCGCCCTCCATGTGCGGATGGCCGATGAGGCCCACGCGCTGGGCGGTCAAACCGCGGCCGAGAGCTACCTCAACACCGAGGCCATCCTCGATGTGATCGAGCGCACCGGGGCCGACGGCGTCCACCCCGGCTACGGCTTCTTCTCCGAGAACGCTGACTTCGCCCGGGCCATCACTGCCCAGGGCGTGGCGTTCATCGGCCCCAACCCCGAGGCAATCGAGGTCATGGGCGACAAGATCTCTGCCCGCCAGGCCGCCGAGCGGGTCGGGGTGAGCGGAGTTCCCGGCACCACCGACCTCATCACCGACCCCGACCAGGTCAGGGCCTTCGGAGATGAGCACGGCTACCCTGTGGCCATCAAGGCGGCCTACGGCGGCGGCGGCCGGGGCATGAAGGTGGTGGCCGACGAGAGCGTGGTGGAGGAGGCCATCGAGTCGGCCCAGCGGGAGGCCCTCAGCTATTTCGGGCGCGACGAGATCTACATGGAGCGCTATCTGGAGAAACCTCGCCACGTTGAGGTGCAGGTTCTGGCCGACAGCCACGGCAATTGCGTATATCTCGGCACCCGCGACTGCTCAGCCCAGCGCCGCCATCAGAAGCTGATCGAGGAGGCCCCCGCGGCCGGCATCGACCCCGAAGTCCTGGCCGCCATGGGCGAGGCCGCGGTAAAGGTGGCCCAGGGCTGCGACTACGTGAACGCCGGCACGGTGGAGTTCCTGTATGAGGACGGCCAGTTCTATTACTTGGAGATGAACACCCGCCTCCAAGTGGAGCATCCGGCCACCGAGCTCGTCACCGGGATCGACCTGGTAGAGCAACAGATCAAGGTGGCCTCCGGCGAGCCCCTGCCGTTCACCCAGGACGAAATCGAGATATCCGGCCACGCCATCGAAGTGCGCATCAACGCCGAGGACCCCGCCGAGGGCGCCTTCCTGCCGTCACCGGGGCCGATCACCGGCCTGCGGGCGCCCAGCGGGTACGGAACCCGTTGGGACGGGGGGTACGAGGCCGGAGATGAGATCAGCCAGTTCTACGACAATCTGGTGGGCAAGCTGATCTGCTGGGGCCGAGATCGGCCCACTGCCATTGCCCGCACCCTGCGGGCCCTCGACGAGCTGGAAGTGAGCGGGGTGGCCACCACCATTCCCGCCGACAAGGCCATCCTGGCCCACCCCGATTTCGCCGCCCTCACCCACTCCACCAAGTGGGTGGAGGAGACGCTCGACCTGACCGGAGTCAAGAGCGCCCCGGCCAGCCCCCCCTCCGACACCGAGCCCCTGGTACAGCGGGACATCGACGTGGAGGTCAACGGACAGCGCTACTCGGTGAGGATGTGGGTTCCCGAAACCGCTCCAGCCGCCGTCGCTTCCGGGCCGAGCGGAGCCAAACGCCCCAAGCGAGCCGCGGCCAGCAAGAGCGGAGGCAGCGGCGGGAGCGGCGACGTCATCGTTCCCATGCAGGGAACCATCGTGAAGGTCATGGTGGCCGAGGGCGACACAGTGGAAGCCGGTGATCCCATCGTCGTGCTCGAAGCCATGAAGATGGAGAACAACGTGTGCGCCGAGAAGTCAGGCACGGTGACCGAGATCAAGGTGGCCGAGGGAGATTCGGTGGGTGGTGGCGACGTGGTGGCAGTCATCGAATAG
- a CDS encoding site-specific DNA-methyltransferase: MARRSSGPPRPPGAYRHEQASRVYQPTAETAPLMDDYQRQPKEFTVTRVDTGLPADQATTDRAAQPTPRLAWDRQGHTSADDGPHRFAGTPLYTREKINPLTMIDQLRRPDAGVPLNLLDDFNGLPADAQKWEFYQHSGHWQNRLIHGDSAEVMQSLIARDALAGQVQMIYFDPPYGIKYNSNFMTATDKLETKNDDTGIPVGDTLPIKAFRDTYRNGIHSYLDEIHERLVLFRELLAESGSLFLQIGDDNVHRLAVLCDEVFGEENRVATITWKPTGGSSARTLPETASYLLWYAKDREVLKYRQIYERLTRKEVLDLFSWAALFECSDGSVRSLSQNERAEPDTHLPKEGKIFRSMPLTSQGASTTGRTCEYEYDGITYHSGSTRHWSVSTPEEQTHATGTEARAIGVNSPPNGGEDEVCGLDRLAQIGRLHGSGAGGQLHWKWYEREVPGRRIDNMWPSVMSTRLTKRYVVQTANPVIERCILMATDPGDLVLDPTCGSGVTPHMAEHWGRRWIGIDVGRVSIAVARRHLLTAVHPWYLTRDGSSDPAAGLEVETMQRVSAATLAYNTVHDPENTIYLVDRPREDTKRSRLTGPFTVESASPYAYLPFSEDPAAQATDIGAAEGQNAERLLEALIAHPICDASGQEVLSVVETTPWPRGLLVSHEADCTAPGRETRLTAAIMLAASDVTVSAEMIARAASEARRARHDISDLIIVAGAFEDATSADAGAVRVHKVAASRDLQIPGLGTEPDAGALTLLGEPDVFCERDREGNLVVELAGYDTYDPSTGRVKQSSGADVDCWMVDTDHDGTGFFPRLVYLTGYKRGDPQIKRLLKSLGKNLDKTAEEALCGTVSQPFPPPRPGNNVAVKIITRTGAEMTAIAELPLR; this comes from the coding sequence GTGGCTCGACGATCCTCTGGTCCGCCCCGCCCACCGGGGGCGTACCGCCACGAGCAGGCGTCGCGGGTGTACCAGCCCACAGCCGAGACGGCACCGCTCATGGACGACTACCAACGCCAACCCAAGGAGTTCACCGTGACCCGTGTCGATACCGGACTGCCTGCGGACCAGGCGACCACCGACCGCGCCGCCCAGCCGACGCCCCGGCTGGCCTGGGACCGCCAAGGCCACACCTCAGCCGATGACGGCCCCCACCGCTTCGCGGGAACACCGCTGTACACGAGGGAAAAGATCAACCCGCTAACCATGATCGACCAGCTTCGCCGCCCCGACGCCGGGGTGCCGCTTAACCTGCTCGACGACTTCAACGGCCTGCCCGCCGATGCTCAGAAGTGGGAGTTCTACCAGCACTCCGGCCACTGGCAGAACCGCCTCATCCACGGCGACTCTGCTGAGGTGATGCAATCGCTCATCGCCCGCGACGCCCTAGCCGGACAAGTGCAGATGATCTACTTCGACCCACCCTACGGCATCAAATACAACTCCAACTTCATGACCGCCACCGACAAACTCGAAACCAAGAACGACGACACCGGCATCCCGGTGGGCGACACTCTGCCCATCAAGGCATTCCGGGACACCTACCGCAACGGCATCCACTCCTACCTCGACGAAATCCACGAGAGACTAGTGCTATTCCGCGAACTCTTGGCGGAGTCAGGTTCCTTGTTCTTGCAAATCGGAGATGACAACGTACACAGGCTTGCCGTGCTGTGTGATGAAGTGTTTGGAGAAGAGAATCGGGTGGCAACAATTACATGGAAGCCAACAGGTGGTTCATCAGCAAGAACACTTCCGGAGACAGCAAGTTACTTACTGTGGTATGCAAAAGATCGCGAGGTTCTAAAATATAGACAAATCTATGAACGTTTAACTCGCAAAGAAGTCTTAGATCTGTTCTCTTGGGCAGCTCTATTCGAATGCAGCGATGGGTCAGTGAGAAGTCTGTCACAAAATGAAAGAGCAGAACCTGACACCCACTTGCCCAAGGAGGGCAAGATTTTTCGAAGTATGCCTCTAACCTCTCAAGGGGCTTCAACAACTGGACGCACTTGCGAATATGAGTACGATGGGATAACATACCATTCTGGAAGCACGCGCCATTGGAGTGTGTCTACTCCTGAGGAGCAGACACACGCCACTGGGACGGAAGCACGCGCCATTGGAGTGAATTCGCCGCCTAACGGCGGCGAGGATGAAGTGTGTGGCCTCGATCGACTTGCCCAAATTGGCCGTTTGCATGGCAGTGGTGCTGGTGGACAACTGCACTGGAAGTGGTACGAAAGGGAAGTACCAGGAAGACGGATTGACAACATGTGGCCGAGTGTGATGTCCACTAGATTGACTAAACGCTACGTAGTTCAGACTGCTAATCCGGTCATCGAGCGCTGCATCCTCATGGCCACCGACCCCGGCGATCTTGTCCTTGATCCCACCTGTGGCTCCGGGGTCACACCGCATATGGCTGAGCATTGGGGACGGCGCTGGATCGGGATCGACGTCGGGCGGGTCTCCATCGCTGTGGCCCGTCGCCACCTGCTCACCGCGGTGCATCCCTGGTACCTCACCCGCGATGGGAGCAGCGATCCCGCCGCAGGGCTGGAGGTAGAGACTATGCAACGGGTCTCCGCGGCCACTTTGGCCTACAACACGGTACACGACCCCGAGAACACCATCTATCTGGTCGACCGACCCAGGGAGGACACCAAGCGTTCCCGGCTAACTGGGCCGTTCACGGTGGAGTCGGCATCGCCCTACGCCTACCTGCCGTTCAGCGAAGACCCGGCTGCGCAGGCCACCGACATTGGCGCTGCCGAAGGCCAGAATGCCGAGCGACTGCTCGAGGCGCTGATCGCCCATCCCATCTGCGATGCCTCGGGCCAAGAGGTATTGAGCGTGGTCGAGACCACCCCGTGGCCCCGCGGCCTACTGGTATCGCACGAGGCCGACTGCACCGCACCGGGTCGGGAGACCCGGCTCACCGCGGCCATCATGCTGGCCGCCTCCGATGTCACGGTGAGCGCCGAGATGATCGCCCGAGCCGCCAGCGAGGCTCGGCGAGCCCGCCACGACATCTCCGACCTCATCATCGTGGCCGGCGCCTTCGAGGACGCGACTAGCGCCGATGCCGGTGCGGTGCGGGTCCATAAGGTGGCCGCGTCGCGCGACCTGCAAATCCCCGGTCTCGGCACCGAGCCCGACGCCGGTGCGCTCACGCTTTTGGGCGAGCCCGACGTGTTCTGCGAGCGCGACCGCGAGGGCAATCTGGTGGTGGAACTGGCGGGCTACGACACCTACGACCCCTCCACTGGGCGGGTCAAGCAGTCGAGCGGCGCCGATGTGGACTGCTGGATGGTCGACACCGATCACGACGGCACCGGCTTCTTCCCCCGCCTGGTGTACCTGACCGGCTACAAACGGGGCGACCCCCAGATCAAGCGGCTGCTCAAGTCGCTCGGAAAAAACCTCGACAAAACAGCCGAGGAAGCCCTGTGCGGCACCGTGTCGCAGCCCTTCCCCCCGCCCCGCCCTGGCAACAACGTGGCCGTCAAGATCATCACCCGCACCGGTGCCGAGATGACCGCCATTGCTGAATTGCCCCTCAGATAG
- a CDS encoding aminotransferase class IV encodes MTEMPTPAEASPQARTVWINGALLPEDEARISPFDHGWLVGDAVFETLIIVRGMPFAARRHLERLAYSAKHLGVTVPDTEVLRDAMIAVAAANGLQEGRLRVTVSSGTGPLGSNRGDSPPTATVAATPQAPWPATIAVATVDWTINERSPLAGLKTVSYGANVRALAEAVDTGASEAIFANTQGQLCEGTGSNVFLAYEGRLITPSLASGCLAGVTRQLVIELTGALEKDVPLEALASADEAFLTSTTRDVHPIHAVDGHPLPSAPGPLTQAAAQAFAHLKATQIDP; translated from the coding sequence ATGACGGAGATGCCGACGCCCGCTGAGGCTTCGCCACAGGCCCGCACCGTATGGATCAACGGGGCGCTGTTGCCCGAAGACGAGGCCCGGATCTCACCCTTCGACCACGGTTGGCTGGTGGGCGACGCCGTGTTCGAGACCCTGATCATCGTGCGGGGAATGCCGTTCGCCGCTCGCCGCCACCTGGAGAGGCTGGCCTACTCGGCCAAGCACTTGGGCGTCACCGTGCCCGATACCGAGGTGCTGCGGGATGCCATGATCGCGGTGGCCGCCGCCAACGGCCTCCAGGAGGGTCGGCTGCGGGTCACCGTTAGCAGCGGCACCGGTCCGTTGGGCAGCAACCGCGGCGACAGCCCGCCCACCGCGACGGTGGCCGCCACCCCCCAGGCCCCTTGGCCGGCCACCATCGCAGTGGCCACCGTCGACTGGACCATCAACGAGCGCAGTCCCCTGGCCGGCCTCAAGACTGTGTCTTATGGTGCCAATGTGCGGGCGCTCGCTGAGGCCGTAGACACCGGGGCCAGCGAGGCAATCTTCGCCAACACCCAAGGCCAATTGTGCGAGGGCACCGGCAGCAACGTGTTCCTCGCCTATGAAGGCCGACTGATCACACCCTCACTGGCCTCAGGATGCTTGGCCGGGGTAACCCGCCAGCTCGTGATCGAACTCACCGGCGCACTTGAGAAAGATGTGCCGCTCGAGGCGCTGGCCTCGGCCGACGAGGCGTTTCTCACCTCCACCACCCGCGACGTTCACCCCATCCACGCCGTCGACGGCCACCCTCTTCCCTCTGCTCCCGGCCCCCTCACCCAAGCCGCGGCCCAAGCGTTCGCCCACCTCAAGGCGACTCAGATTGATCCCTGA
- a CDS encoding biotin--[acetyl-CoA-carboxylase] ligase produces MNEVAGYQVEWVSETGSTNADLLAAARQGSETNRVLVADYQSAGRGRRGRTWDAAPESSLLFSVLTRPEIPVAAAHLVTTALALGALEACDSLAGVRPGLKWPNDLVVEDRKLAGVLAESVVTGDRLEAVVVGMGLNVRTGAAPSEVVGTAVALEDVCGSAVDRRELLVAVLTGFAHWMDRIEAASGQAEMVDAARRESATLGRRVSVELGDGRVLEGLAEDVDDRGGLLLEGGRRVVVGDVVHLRDQSESP; encoded by the coding sequence ATGAACGAGGTTGCCGGTTATCAGGTGGAATGGGTATCCGAAACCGGCTCGACCAATGCCGATCTCTTGGCTGCGGCCCGCCAAGGCTCAGAGACAAACCGAGTTCTGGTGGCCGACTATCAGAGCGCAGGGCGAGGGCGCCGGGGTAGGACCTGGGATGCGGCACCGGAGTCGAGCCTTTTGTTCTCGGTGTTGACCAGGCCCGAAATTCCCGTCGCGGCGGCTCATCTGGTGACCACCGCGCTGGCTTTGGGCGCGCTGGAGGCTTGCGACTCGCTGGCCGGGGTACGGCCCGGCTTGAAGTGGCCCAACGACTTGGTGGTGGAAGATCGCAAGCTGGCCGGAGTGCTGGCCGAGTCGGTGGTGACCGGGGACAGGCTCGAGGCCGTGGTCGTGGGTATGGGCCTCAATGTGCGGACTGGAGCAGCGCCATCCGAGGTTGTCGGCACCGCGGTCGCTCTGGAGGATGTGTGCGGTTCAGCCGTTGACCGCCGAGAGCTCCTGGTCGCAGTGCTGACGGGGTTCGCCCACTGGATGGATCGGATCGAGGCGGCCTCCGGGCAAGCGGAGATGGTTGATGCGGCCCGTCGGGAGTCGGCCACTCTTGGTCGCCGGGTTTCGGTTGAGCTGGGTGACGGGAGGGTGCTGGAAGGATTGGCCGAGGATGTGGACGATCGGGGTGGGTTGCTTCTAGAGGGTGGGAGAAGGGTAGTGGTTGGAGATGTTGTGCATCTCAGGGATCAATCTGAGTCGCCTTGA
- a CDS encoding DUF222 domain-containing protein, whose amino-acid sequence MRFAPDQAECTEAADTAGGGCGAAVCVSAVDVAGLSEEGLRGRISLIGQAESMLAAMKSRAIAEATRRSSAVNAERIVCEELRSSKRNARHDVRNAERLSKLPAASEALAAGEITEPHARLIARASSEGPIDEQVLVDAAKTERIDDFSKTMRRHQQEMSGDDGMAILEAQRNRRTSRMFKSADTGMFVWNAEFDPTTGQHIAAVVAEKERELWRQEDPKTRRTPQQRMADALAELILEPEKGKAKGIALVLVADYDATNRELVNARFSDGTPLPMQELVRLALKADIFPAIFDAKTQNLWLGRTRRTATDAQRIALTIRDQGCIGCGAAPNRCFSHHIKFWRNGGTTDYPNLVLVCNDCHHDIHDHGYQTTQDPDTGRWQTQPPPDPFPDTGTTNWQPAHVNSVLLN is encoded by the coding sequence ATGAGATTTGCCCCTGACCAGGCCGAATGCACCGAGGCCGCTGATACCGCTGGAGGCGGTTGCGGGGCGGCGGTGTGCGTCAGCGCTGTGGACGTTGCCGGTCTCTCGGAAGAAGGTCTACGGGGGCGGATCAGTCTGATCGGCCAGGCCGAGTCGATGCTGGCAGCGATGAAGTCACGGGCCATCGCGGAGGCAACCCGGCGCTCCAGTGCGGTCAACGCGGAGCGAATCGTCTGCGAAGAGCTGCGATCTTCCAAGCGCAACGCCCGCCACGATGTGCGAAACGCTGAGCGCTTGTCCAAGCTGCCGGCCGCCAGCGAGGCATTGGCCGCAGGCGAGATCACCGAGCCCCACGCCCGGCTGATCGCCCGGGCCTCCTCTGAGGGGCCGATCGACGAGCAGGTGCTCGTGGACGCGGCCAAGACCGAGCGGATCGACGATTTCTCCAAGACCATGCGCCGCCACCAACAGGAAATGTCCGGCGACGACGGGATGGCCATCCTCGAGGCCCAGCGAAACAGGCGCACCTCGCGGATGTTCAAGAGCGCCGACACCGGCATGTTCGTATGGAACGCAGAGTTCGACCCGACCACTGGTCAGCATATAGCCGCAGTCGTGGCTGAGAAAGAACGCGAACTGTGGCGCCAAGAAGACCCCAAGACTCGCCGCACTCCCCAACAGCGCATGGCCGATGCGCTAGCCGAGCTGATCTTGGAGCCCGAGAAGGGCAAGGCCAAGGGTATCGCCCTGGTGCTGGTAGCCGACTACGACGCCACCAACCGGGAACTGGTCAACGCCAGGTTCTCCGACGGCACACCACTGCCCATGCAAGAACTGGTGCGGCTCGCCCTCAAAGCCGACATCTTCCCCGCCATATTCGACGCCAAGACCCAGAACCTCTGGCTCGGGCGCACACGCCGCACCGCCACCGACGCCCAGCGCATCGCCCTGACGATCCGCGACCAGGGCTGCATCGGCTGCGGCGCCGCCCCCAACCGCTGCTTCTCCCACCACATCAAGTTCTGGAGAAACGGAGGGACCACCGACTACCCCAACCTCGTGCTGGTCTGCAACGACTGCCATCACGACATCCACGACCACGGCTACCAGACCACCCAAGACCCCGACACCGGCCGATGGCAAACCCAACCCCCACCCGACCCATTCCCCGACACCGGAACAACCAACTGGCAGCCCGCTCACGTCAACTCGGTTCTGCTGAACTGA
- a CDS encoding anthranilate synthase component I family protein produces MEMAAIAVVGHHLCSRLVDVTDDLGALESTGFWAVAIDFHGKAVCARFDSVRPARPWRGRPWKGLPADSWTSSLDQAGFTSGVSEIRDMIAAGNVYQVNLTRRLSAPLIDPDTDIAALGAALAEGNPAPYAAVLRLPDYGVHIASASPERFLERNGQWVKSSPIKGTAAEPSGLTPKDQAENLMIVDLVRNDLGRVCDYGTVSVPALFSLEHHPGLVHLVSTVRGRMAAGCGWPELIDATFPPGSVTGAPKLAALDAIDALESQPRGVYCGAVGWVDADRQRGDLNVAIRTLWIEDEHLHLGTGGGITFDSDPEDEWRETELKAKRLLAVATGEYIAI; encoded by the coding sequence ATGGAGATGGCGGCTATTGCCGTGGTGGGACATCACCTGTGTTCCCGGCTGGTTGACGTCACCGACGATTTGGGTGCCCTGGAGTCAACCGGTTTCTGGGCTGTGGCCATCGATTTCCACGGCAAGGCAGTGTGCGCCCGATTCGACTCCGTGCGTCCCGCTCGCCCTTGGAGGGGCCGTCCTTGGAAGGGCCTCCCCGCCGACTCCTGGACCAGCTCGCTGGATCAGGCCGGCTTCACATCCGGGGTGTCGGAGATCCGGGACATGATTGCCGCCGGTAACGTTTACCAGGTAAACCTCACCCGCCGACTGAGCGCGCCGCTCATCGATCCCGACACCGACATCGCCGCGCTGGGGGCGGCGCTGGCCGAGGGCAACCCCGCCCCCTACGCTGCCGTGCTGCGGCTGCCCGACTACGGCGTTCACATCGCCTCAGCCTCACCCGAGCGGTTCTTGGAGCGCAATGGGCAGTGGGTGAAGTCGTCGCCCATCAAGGGCACCGCAGCGGAACCGTCGGGGCTGACGCCAAAAGACCAGGCTGAAAACCTGATGATCGTCGACCTGGTGCGCAACGATCTTGGGCGGGTGTGCGACTACGGCACGGTGAGCGTGCCCGCCCTGTTCTCCCTGGAACACCATCCCGGACTCGTACACTTGGTGAGCACCGTTCGGGGACGGATGGCCGCTGGCTGCGGTTGGCCGGAGCTGATCGACGCCACCTTCCCCCCGGGGTCGGTCACCGGCGCCCCCAAGCTGGCCGCCCTTGACGCCATCGATGCCCTGGAGTCCCAGCCCCGAGGGGTGTATTGCGGCGCGGTGGGCTGGGTGGACGCCGATCGCCAGCGGGGCGATCTGAACGTGGCCATCCGCACCCTCTGGATCGAAGACGAGCACTTACACCTGGGAACCGGCGGGGGCATCACTTTTGACAGCGACCCCGAAGACGAGTGGCGCGAAACCGAACTGAAGGCCAAGCGGCTCCTAGCCGTGGCCACCGGGGAATACATCGCGATATGA
- a CDS encoding glycosyltransferase, producing the protein MADPQPHSQASTSIIIPSAGQRLPGAETSMLNRCLDTLAQLEPLPKEVIVVVGDEFQGEQPRPSLRSANSLPVEVIHRGPGTFDFSRAVNCGLLASSGKLILMLNDDIEAETTDWLVQMAAHLDDPTIGAVGATLLYPDRSIQHIGIEIGDAQPIHSFRGCQLSEAAAAGADVAHDVISVTGACLLARRSDVLTVGGMSLEFPASYGDIDLCLRLLRSGLRVVVEPAATLIHHESASRAPVIEPWEWERFIARWGEDASSWHLPVNSATGHHYDSPMVADLVDSEDHEQIRHEILSLRERALGAETRSQQLADRVANQDDRIAELEERVDERNTLIEEWKDRVAERDTRIAERDVRIAERDARIAERDIRIAEKDARAAEQDARIAELEAENLRLREDLGRSAIFRLARRLARRPRRDERDE; encoded by the coding sequence ATGGCCGATCCCCAACCGCACTCACAGGCCAGCACCTCGATCATCATTCCCAGCGCCGGCCAACGCCTGCCCGGTGCTGAGACATCGATGCTGAACCGCTGTCTGGACACTCTGGCCCAACTCGAGCCCTTGCCCAAGGAAGTGATCGTGGTGGTGGGCGATGAGTTCCAGGGTGAGCAGCCCCGGCCATCACTCCGGTCAGCGAACAGCCTGCCAGTAGAGGTCATACACCGGGGCCCGGGAACCTTCGACTTCTCCAGGGCCGTCAACTGCGGGCTGTTGGCCAGCAGCGGGAAGCTTATTCTGATGCTCAACGATGACATCGAGGCAGAAACCACCGATTGGCTGGTCCAAATGGCCGCTCATCTCGACGATCCCACCATCGGTGCCGTCGGGGCAACCTTGCTGTATCCCGACCGGTCGATTCAGCACATCGGCATAGAGATCGGAGACGCCCAGCCCATTCACTCGTTCCGGGGATGTCAGCTATCTGAAGCCGCCGCGGCCGGGGCCGATGTGGCCCACGATGTGATCAGCGTTACCGGGGCCTGCCTGCTCGCCCGACGCAGTGACGTGCTGACCGTTGGGGGGATGTCGCTAGAGTTTCCTGCTTCCTACGGCGACATCGATTTGTGCCTCCGGCTTCTCCGATCGGGCTTGCGAGTAGTGGTGGAGCCCGCTGCCACCCTGATACACCACGAGAGCGCCAGCCGGGCACCGGTGATCGAGCCTTGGGAATGGGAGAGGTTCATCGCCCGCTGGGGCGAGGACGCCAGCTCTTGGCACCTCCCCGTCAATTCTGCGACTGGCCACCACTACGATTCACCCATGGTCGCAGACCTGGTCGACAGTGAGGATCACGAGCAGATCCGCCACGAGATTCTCAGCCTGCGCGAAAGAGCCTTGGGCGCCGAAACGCGCAGCCAGCAGCTCGCCGACCGCGTCGCCAATCAAGACGACAGAATTGCCGAGCTAGAAGAACGGGTTGACGAGCGGAACACCCTTATCGAGGAGTGGAAGGACCGCGTCGCTGAGCGGGACACCCGCATAGCCGAGCGAGACGTCCGCATAGCCGAGCGAGATGCCCGCATCGCCGAACGGGACATACGCATAGCCGAAAAGGATGCCCGCGCCGCCGAGCAAGACGCCCGCATCGCCGAATTGGAGGCCGAGAACCTCCGCCTGCGTGAGGACCTTGGCCGATCGGCCATCTTCCGGCTCGCTCGGAGGCTCGCTCGGAGACCACGCCGAGATGAACGAGATGAGTAG